Proteins encoded in a region of the Marmota flaviventris isolate mMarFla1 chromosome 3, mMarFla1.hap1, whole genome shotgun sequence genome:
- the LOC139705121 gene encoding ubiquitin carboxyl-terminal hydrolase 17-like protein 6, with translation MEAAALHCGGESQFHDCIKPECSSNAADAKVHLGSSLPAESSLSPCPEVHLNKNSAPVGPLLAPRGKLCLNWQRPSAVGAGLQNMGNTCYVNAALQCLTYTPPLANYMLSQEHCQRCPRNRVCMLCVMQAHMTRALRHPGDVIQPLRALVAGFHKSQQEDVHEFLLFTLHAMQKACQRGHKQPGAHSKGPTLMRHIFGGCWRSQIKCLHCCGLSDTFDPYLDIMLDITAAPSVQHALENLVKPEWLEGENAYQCGVCEKKRPACKTLTLQKAPKVLMLVLKRFSDLTGEKIAKHVRYPECLDMQPYMSQQGRGPLVYTLYAVLVHAGVSCHSGHYYCYIKAGNGQWYKMDDAKVVACDITCVLSQRAYVLFYVQKSKLETDNGSVSLGRETIALGTEDTILGATQGELQGDSYSKAVEPEKHLVHTATGEITLDQWKFLQQQNRPKSEFNLRKVEFTLPPNVVVIHQSKHREKENINDKQEKYKPNKDTKYRVGEELVNTGQLPCVAERPRATKKKNKQGKRAVIVV, from the coding sequence ATGGAGGCAGCTGCACTCCACTGTGGAGGTGAGTCTCAGTTTCATGACTGTATAAAACCTGAGTGCTCATCAAATGCAGCTGATGCTAAAGTCCATTTGGGTTCTTCTCTACCTGCAGAGTCATCGTTGTCACCTTGCCCTGAGGTACACTTAAATAAGAATTCAGCTCCTGTGGGGCCACTGCTGGCTCCTAGAGGGAAACTTTGTCTGAACTGGCAGAGACCGTCCGCAGTTGGTGCTGGGCTGCAGAACATGGGAAACACTTGCTACGTGAATGCAGCCCTGCAGTGCCTGACATACACACCTCCCCTGGCCAACTACATGCTATCCCAGGAGCACTGCCAACGCTGTCCTCGTAATAGGGTCTGCATGCTGTGTGTGATGCAAGCCCACATGACACGGGCTCTCCGCCACCCTGGGGATGTCATTCAGCCACTGCGAGCTTTGGTTGCTGGCTTCCACAAATCCCAGCAGGAAGATGTCCATGAATTTCTGCTCTTCACTCTCCATGCCATGCAGAAAGCATGTCAGCGTGGGCACAAGCAGCCAGGTGCTCACTCCAAGGGCCCTACCCTCATGCGCCACATATTTGGAGGGTGCTGGAGATCTCAAATCAAGTGTCTCCACTGCTGTGGCCTTTCAGACACTTTTGACCCCTACCTGGACATTATGCTAGACATCACGGCAGCTCCCAGTGTGCAGCATGCACTGGAGAACTTGGTGAAGCCTGAATGGCTGGAAGGGGAGAACGCCTACCAGTGTGGTGTTTGTGAGAAGAAGAGGCCAGCCTGTAAGACCCTGACCCTGCAGAAGGCACCAAAAGTTCTTATGCTTGTATTGAAACGGTTCTCGGATCTCACAGGGGAAAAAATTGCTAAGCACGTGCGCTATCCTGAGTGTCTTGACATGCAGCCATACATGTCTCAGCAGGGCAGAGGCCCACTGGTGTACACCCTCTATGCTGTGCTGGTCCATGCCGGGGTGAGTTGTCACAGTGGACATTACTATTGTTACATAAAAGCTGGCAATGGCCAGTGGTACAAAATGGACGATGCTAAGGTAGTGGCCTGTGACATTACTTGTGTCCTGAGTCAGCGCGCCTACGTCCTCTTTTATGTCCAGAAGAGTAAACTTGAAACTGACAATGGGAGTGTGTCCCTAGGCAGGGAAACAATAGCGCTTGGGACTGAGGACACAATCTTGGGAGCCACCCAAGGAGAGCTCCAAGGAGACTCCTATAGCAAAGCAGTAGAGCCAGAAAAGCACTTGGTGCATACAGCTACTGGAGAAATCACCTTGGATCAGTGGAAATTTCTCCAACAACAGAACCGACCAAAGTCTGAATTCAACCTCAGGAAAGTGGAATTCACTCTGCCTCCCAATGTTGTTGTGATTCACCAGTCAAAACACAGAGAAAAGGAGAACATAAACGATAAGCAGGAAAAATACAAGCCGAACAAGGATACCAAGTACAGAGTAGGTGAGGAGTTGGTGAACACTGGCCAACTCCCATGTGTTGCAGAAAGGCCCAGAGCCACCAAGAAGAAGAACAAGCAGGGCAAGAGGGCAGTAATTGTGGTCTAG